A single window of Plutella xylostella chromosome 25, ilPluXylo3.1, whole genome shotgun sequence DNA harbors:
- the LOC105382366 gene encoding uncharacterized protein LOC105382366 isoform X2: MSIPPLVCSTPPPPDQCEDDKDTEDYDLRYNYSQDEDDDDSSEYYGNFSSFSFKNNPEENIELPKVIPKDVEISSVSPECDFVGNSNNSTKTAEIHEIFQSVDLPKHNDFQLESPKVENNVEVTNHCDNLKATEDSKDDHFQEALDSVQEDSTSDNDKSLNKEEVVEEYSHTSTSNHVDDECTEAGLHNLQDPSDDQINYNEESPEKEHEEVTATSIVNDTNIDDIGIEDLDLKFDQVSIDSGKITQEDDVEEPVCEVKDNIVFNDDPWGNEEDNSEFQATFDDFEMKTTEPKTEPVENNINSEAVADDDDFGDFDDFQSVEVKPNEAVQAPENPPSTSFQSIEIHNEAVEKVLSSIFEHDIEGTEDEIVRTLDSSLGETWRQLKEIEVRQPYMINWNSSFGQKTLLKALCIDSRNILFGPKWQHNMPKYAANLTAAPLQPQKPVTSNLSTDALAADRVTSKPDTWEDPFSSHGKESCNTETSTSSSPPRPSNLDVFDTTTSTAEQIYPSSINVQQLRQISLPDTHIFTPTDSEVPRSTTIHYDTATGVSQPEEEHSEDEYSDFQDFQATTSISKPEAGTSTQQIQEPVVAPVKPVVENNQYAINLLQPIKLEPTTPTLNWPDPGEVKTTFDDFSDFVSSAPWPSEQPDSMKSITTEVTPSTENANFTAAFSDIPDEITASEPLPAASTAQPALPTNDDIDDDDDFTTFHSAIPSVTSVSKDVDGPSPTSIQKVANEPSLDFTYPLDFNVDFSSFESSVFKTSDISDTKAAVIPEPLATNKNYIPNSFSVNAKVESHNAADTSPALPAGGRVLLPTPAPPAHSAHLAAPAPPAAAGQILQPLSLEGFSQINWPNPGSLDLQDLSRFNPVETLPSLKGEINGGMSKNSSPAHSQKSRASDDDWGDFVSSRPRAAPRRPAAAAAAAADDDEWTDFVSSPGPAAHNGVNTISFNVHTNLNVHKNTTKYKIDNKLPVDLPSLNYVTPKANQHRSYSDRHFQNL, from the exons ATGTCGATTCCACCACTTGTTTGCAGCACTCCACCACCTCCAGACCAGTGCGAGGACGACAAAGACACAGAGGATTATGATTTACGCTATAACT ATTCACaagatgaagatgatgatgacagcAGTGAATACTACGGAAACTTCTCTTcctttagttttaaaaataatccaGAAGAAAATATTGAACTACCTAAAGTGATACCCAAGGATGTAGAAATAAGTAGTGTATCACCAGAATGTGACTTTGTAGGAAATTCTAATAACTCTACTAAAACAGCAGAGATTCATGAAATTTTTCAATCTGTGGATCTTCCAAAACATAATGATTTTCAATTAGAATCTCCAAAAGTGGAAAACAATGTTGAAGTAACTAATCACTGTGATAATCTAAAAGCTACAGAAGACTCTAAAGATGACCATTTTCAAGAAGCTTTGGATTCTGTCCAGGAAGATAGTACTTCCGACAATGATAAATCACTAAACAAAGAAGAAGTTGTTGAAGAATATAGTCATACAAGTACTTCAAATCATGTAGATGATGAATGTACAGAAGCAGGTCTTCATAATTTACAAGATCCTTCTGATgatcaaattaattataatgaagAAAGTCCTGAAAAAGAACATGAAGAAGTCACTGCCACTAGCATAGTCAATGATACTAACATAGATGATATTGGAATTGAAGATCtagatttaaaatttgacCAAGTATCCATTGACAGTGGAAAAATTACTCAAGAAGATGATGTTGAAGAGCCTGTCTGTGAAGTAAAAGATAATATAGTATTTAATGATGATCCATGGGGCAATGAAGAAGACAATAGTGAATTCCAAGCAACATTTGATGATTTTGAGATGAAAACAACTGAGCCAAAAACTGAACctgtagaaaataatattaattcagaAGCAGTtgccgatgatgatgactttGGAGACTTTGATGATTTCCAATCAGTGGAGGTTAAACCCAATGAAGCTGTACAGGCACCTGAAAATCCACCATCAACCAGTTTCCAATCTATTGAAATCCATAATGAAGCAGTAGAGAAAGTGCTTAGTTCTATATTTGAACATGATATTGAAGGTACAGAGGATGAAATTGTGAGAACATTAGATTCTTCTCTCGGAGAGACTTGGAGACAATTAAAGGAGATTGAAGTCAGACAACCCTACATGATCAATTGGAATAGCTCATTTGGTCAAAAGACACTTCTGAAGGCACTGTGTATAGATTCCAGAAACATT CTCTTTGGACCAAAGTGGCAGCATAATATGCCTAAATATGCTGCAAATTTGACTGCTGCACCATTGCAACCTCAGAAACCTGTCACATCTAATCTGTCTACTGATGCCCTGGCTGCGGACCGAGTCACCAGCAAACCCGACACTTGGGAAGATCCATTTAGTTCACATGGGAAAGAAT CTTGCAACACCGAAACCAGTACAAGCAGCTCCCCGCCGCGACCGAGCAACCTGGACGTGTTCGACACGACAACCAGCACGGCCGAGCAGATATACCCCTCGTCCATCAACGTGCAGCAACTGCGGCAGATCAGCCTCCCCGACACACACATCTTCACCCCCACTGACTCCGAGGTACCTCGTTCCACCACCATACATTACGACACTGCCACTGGAGTGTCGCAACCAGAGGAGGAACATTCAGAAGATGAATACTCCGACTTTCAAGACTTCCAAGCTACAACGTCAATTAGTAAGCCTGAAGCTGGCACTAGCACTCAACAGATACAGGAACCAGTTGTCGCACCGGTGAAGCCAGTTGTTGAAAACAATCAATATGCGATAAATTTACTTCAACCTATAAAACTGGAGCCGACGACGCCGACCCTCAACTGGCCCGACCCGGGCGAGGTCAAAACCACCTTCGATGATTTCTCAGACTTTGTGTCGAGTGCCCCGTGGCCCTCAGAGCAACCTGACTCTATGAAGTCAATCACAACTGAAGTAACCCCCAGTACTGAGAATGCTAACTTCACTGCAGCGTTTAGTGATATTCCTGATGAAATAACCGCCAGTGAACCGTTACCGGCTGCATCGACTGCTCAGCCAGCACTTCCCACAAACGATGATATCGACGACGATGATGACTTCACCACATTCCATTCAGCCATTCCATCAGTCACTAGTGTCTCAAAAGACGTGGATGGGCCGAGCCCAACGTCGATACAAAAAGTTGCAAACGAACCTAGTCTTGATTTCACTTATCCTCTGGACTTCAATGTAGACTTTTCGAGCTTCGAAAGCAGCGTATTCAAAACTAGTGACATATCAGACACAAAGGCGGCAGTTATTCCAGAGCCATTggctacaaataaaaattacattccTAATAGTTTTAGTGTAAATGCTAAAGTAGAAAGTCATAATGCGGCGGACACGTCGCCCGCGCTGCCGGCCGGCGGCCGCGTGCTGCTGCCcacgcccgcgccccccgcgcacTCTGCGCACCTCgcggcccccgcgccgcccgctgCCGCCGGGCAGATCCTGCAACCACTATCTCTAGAGGGATTCTCGCAAATCAACTGGCCTAACCCAGGATCGCTAGACTTGCAGGACTTGTCTAGATTCAATCCTGTGGAGACGCTGCCGTCCCTGAAGGGGGAGATAAACGGGGGCATGAGTAAGAACTCGTCGCCGGCGCACAGTCAGAAGAGCCGCGCTTCGGATGACGACTGGGGAGATTTCGTGTCGAGCCGCCCGCGCGCGGCGCCCCGacgcccggcggcggcggcggcggcggcggcggatgATGACGAGTGGACGGACTTCGTGAGCAGCCCCGGCCCCGCCGCACACAACGGAGTCAACACCATCAGCTTCAACGTGCACACCAACCTTAACGTCCACAAGAACACCACCAAATACAAAATAGACAACAAATTACCCGTCGACTTGCCCAGCCTCAACTACGTCACGCCAAAGGCGAACCAACACAGGAGTTACAGCGACCGACATTTCCAAAACTTATAA
- the LOC105382366 gene encoding uncharacterized protein LOC105382366 isoform X1 — MSIPPLVCSTPPPPDQCEDDKDTEDYDLRYNYSQDEDDDDSSEYYGNFSSFSFKNNPEENIELPKVIPKDVEISSVSPECDFVGNSNNSTKTAEIHEIFQSVDLPKHNDFQLESPKVENNVEVTNHCDNLKATEDSKDDHFQEALDSVQEDSTSDNDKSLNKEEVVEEYSHTSTSNHVDDECTEAGLHNLQDPSDDQINYNEESPEKEHEEVTATSIVNDTNIDDIGIEDLDLKFDQVSIDSGKITQEDDVEEPVCEVKDNIVFNDDPWGNEEDNSEFQATFDDFEMKTTEPKTEPVENNINSEAVADDDDFGDFDDFQSVEVKPNEAVQAPENPPSTSFQSIEIHNEAVEKVLSSIFEHDIEGTEDEIVRTLDSSLGETWRQLKEIEVRQPYMINWNSSFGQKTLLKALCIDSRNILFGPKWQHNMPKYAANLTAAPLQPQKPVTSNLSTDALAADRVTSKPDTWEDPFSSHGKEFSYAEALLLDLEHLMATLDQMAHNQSSLKISDLLSHACNTETSTSSSPPRPSNLDVFDTTTSTAEQIYPSSINVQQLRQISLPDTHIFTPTDSEVPRSTTIHYDTATGVSQPEEEHSEDEYSDFQDFQATTSISKPEAGTSTQQIQEPVVAPVKPVVENNQYAINLLQPIKLEPTTPTLNWPDPGEVKTTFDDFSDFVSSAPWPSEQPDSMKSITTEVTPSTENANFTAAFSDIPDEITASEPLPAASTAQPALPTNDDIDDDDDFTTFHSAIPSVTSVSKDVDGPSPTSIQKVANEPSLDFTYPLDFNVDFSSFESSVFKTSDISDTKAAVIPEPLATNKNYIPNSFSVNAKVESHNAADTSPALPAGGRVLLPTPAPPAHSAHLAAPAPPAAAGQILQPLSLEGFSQINWPNPGSLDLQDLSRFNPVETLPSLKGEINGGMSKNSSPAHSQKSRASDDDWGDFVSSRPRAAPRRPAAAAAAAADDDEWTDFVSSPGPAAHNGVNTISFNVHTNLNVHKNTTKYKIDNKLPVDLPSLNYVTPKANQHRSYSDRHFQNL, encoded by the exons ATGTCGATTCCACCACTTGTTTGCAGCACTCCACCACCTCCAGACCAGTGCGAGGACGACAAAGACACAGAGGATTATGATTTACGCTATAACT ATTCACaagatgaagatgatgatgacagcAGTGAATACTACGGAAACTTCTCTTcctttagttttaaaaataatccaGAAGAAAATATTGAACTACCTAAAGTGATACCCAAGGATGTAGAAATAAGTAGTGTATCACCAGAATGTGACTTTGTAGGAAATTCTAATAACTCTACTAAAACAGCAGAGATTCATGAAATTTTTCAATCTGTGGATCTTCCAAAACATAATGATTTTCAATTAGAATCTCCAAAAGTGGAAAACAATGTTGAAGTAACTAATCACTGTGATAATCTAAAAGCTACAGAAGACTCTAAAGATGACCATTTTCAAGAAGCTTTGGATTCTGTCCAGGAAGATAGTACTTCCGACAATGATAAATCACTAAACAAAGAAGAAGTTGTTGAAGAATATAGTCATACAAGTACTTCAAATCATGTAGATGATGAATGTACAGAAGCAGGTCTTCATAATTTACAAGATCCTTCTGATgatcaaattaattataatgaagAAAGTCCTGAAAAAGAACATGAAGAAGTCACTGCCACTAGCATAGTCAATGATACTAACATAGATGATATTGGAATTGAAGATCtagatttaaaatttgacCAAGTATCCATTGACAGTGGAAAAATTACTCAAGAAGATGATGTTGAAGAGCCTGTCTGTGAAGTAAAAGATAATATAGTATTTAATGATGATCCATGGGGCAATGAAGAAGACAATAGTGAATTCCAAGCAACATTTGATGATTTTGAGATGAAAACAACTGAGCCAAAAACTGAACctgtagaaaataatattaattcagaAGCAGTtgccgatgatgatgactttGGAGACTTTGATGATTTCCAATCAGTGGAGGTTAAACCCAATGAAGCTGTACAGGCACCTGAAAATCCACCATCAACCAGTTTCCAATCTATTGAAATCCATAATGAAGCAGTAGAGAAAGTGCTTAGTTCTATATTTGAACATGATATTGAAGGTACAGAGGATGAAATTGTGAGAACATTAGATTCTTCTCTCGGAGAGACTTGGAGACAATTAAAGGAGATTGAAGTCAGACAACCCTACATGATCAATTGGAATAGCTCATTTGGTCAAAAGACACTTCTGAAGGCACTGTGTATAGATTCCAGAAACATT CTCTTTGGACCAAAGTGGCAGCATAATATGCCTAAATATGCTGCAAATTTGACTGCTGCACCATTGCAACCTCAGAAACCTGTCACATCTAATCTGTCTACTGATGCCCTGGCTGCGGACCGAGTCACCAGCAAACCCGACACTTGGGAAGATCCATTTAGTTCACATGGGAAAGAAT TCTCCTATGCTGAAGCCCTCCTCCTTGACCTAGAGCACCTAATGGCGACTCTCGACCAAATGGCCCATAACCAATCCTCCCTCAAGATATCTGATCTACTGTCTCATG CTTGCAACACCGAAACCAGTACAAGCAGCTCCCCGCCGCGACCGAGCAACCTGGACGTGTTCGACACGACAACCAGCACGGCCGAGCAGATATACCCCTCGTCCATCAACGTGCAGCAACTGCGGCAGATCAGCCTCCCCGACACACACATCTTCACCCCCACTGACTCCGAGGTACCTCGTTCCACCACCATACATTACGACACTGCCACTGGAGTGTCGCAACCAGAGGAGGAACATTCAGAAGATGAATACTCCGACTTTCAAGACTTCCAAGCTACAACGTCAATTAGTAAGCCTGAAGCTGGCACTAGCACTCAACAGATACAGGAACCAGTTGTCGCACCGGTGAAGCCAGTTGTTGAAAACAATCAATATGCGATAAATTTACTTCAACCTATAAAACTGGAGCCGACGACGCCGACCCTCAACTGGCCCGACCCGGGCGAGGTCAAAACCACCTTCGATGATTTCTCAGACTTTGTGTCGAGTGCCCCGTGGCCCTCAGAGCAACCTGACTCTATGAAGTCAATCACAACTGAAGTAACCCCCAGTACTGAGAATGCTAACTTCACTGCAGCGTTTAGTGATATTCCTGATGAAATAACCGCCAGTGAACCGTTACCGGCTGCATCGACTGCTCAGCCAGCACTTCCCACAAACGATGATATCGACGACGATGATGACTTCACCACATTCCATTCAGCCATTCCATCAGTCACTAGTGTCTCAAAAGACGTGGATGGGCCGAGCCCAACGTCGATACAAAAAGTTGCAAACGAACCTAGTCTTGATTTCACTTATCCTCTGGACTTCAATGTAGACTTTTCGAGCTTCGAAAGCAGCGTATTCAAAACTAGTGACATATCAGACACAAAGGCGGCAGTTATTCCAGAGCCATTggctacaaataaaaattacattccTAATAGTTTTAGTGTAAATGCTAAAGTAGAAAGTCATAATGCGGCGGACACGTCGCCCGCGCTGCCGGCCGGCGGCCGCGTGCTGCTGCCcacgcccgcgccccccgcgcacTCTGCGCACCTCgcggcccccgcgccgcccgctgCCGCCGGGCAGATCCTGCAACCACTATCTCTAGAGGGATTCTCGCAAATCAACTGGCCTAACCCAGGATCGCTAGACTTGCAGGACTTGTCTAGATTCAATCCTGTGGAGACGCTGCCGTCCCTGAAGGGGGAGATAAACGGGGGCATGAGTAAGAACTCGTCGCCGGCGCACAGTCAGAAGAGCCGCGCTTCGGATGACGACTGGGGAGATTTCGTGTCGAGCCGCCCGCGCGCGGCGCCCCGacgcccggcggcggcggcggcggcggcggcggatgATGACGAGTGGACGGACTTCGTGAGCAGCCCCGGCCCCGCCGCACACAACGGAGTCAACACCATCAGCTTCAACGTGCACACCAACCTTAACGTCCACAAGAACACCACCAAATACAAAATAGACAACAAATTACCCGTCGACTTGCCCAGCCTCAACTACGTCACGCCAAAGGCGAACCAACACAGGAGTTACAGCGACCGACATTTCCAAAACTTATAA
- the LOC105382367 gene encoding dimethyladenosine transferase 2, mitochondrial, with protein sequence MFSSTRTCLCSIGNKQPLKYPFRLRHKLKKTEKVDPKLAPDVMKYLETLPYYDNIKETIPKTLLRKYKTPESMYLIHKNTATDIAETLKEHLNTGSPVVEVNPGFGFLTEELLKHRIEPLHLYEVSNNFSPFIMELQKKYPDKFSHKVADFFGMWKLAFQDKIDNGNRIKELLGDLTTDDNDRILKIVGAMPGISFVRHLINTIIFHHSHNQLGRPDLYMAMPGDYFNFLTDQGMQNVKHKSLPAMFQLLFDTKVITKIPKTYYLPWMHPPDKKKASVIDEYCLYLVNIKQKQQLPCSSDNLPLLWYFFRPHMISKSTRIIPMLEQWIPGCGVWLITGQDPAESRAARAPGPHDAPLPHINIFTEFGDLTLQQKLTVFKKFISWPEFDQCPFRVTMENNLPKFISAIDLDEKETIAGTPIDDDMEASDVEQEH encoded by the exons ATGTTCTCAAGTACAAGAACCTGTTTGTGCTCCATTGGGAATAAGCAGCCCCTAAAATATCCCTTTAGATTACGAcacaaactaaaaaaaactgaaaaagtGGATCCGAAACTAGCTCCAGATGTTATGAAGTATTTGGAAACATTGCcttattatgataatatcaAGGAAACCATACCTAAAACACTGCTTCGTAAATACAAAACTCCGGAAAGTATGTATTTGATACATAAAAACACCGCAACAGATATAGCAGAAACACTTAAGGAACATTTAAATACCGGTTCACCTGTGGTTGAGGTTAACCCTGGCTTTGGATTCCTCACTGAAGAACTCCTGAAACATCGTATAGAACCTCTTCATCTGTATGAAGTCTCAAACAACTTTTCTCCCTTCATAATG GAACTACAAAAAAAGTACCCAGATAAATTTTCACACAAGGTAGCAGACTTTTTTGGCATGTGGAAATTAGCTTTTCAAGATAAAATTGACAATGGAAACAGAATCAAAGAACTATTGGGGGATCTCACAACAGATGATAATG ATAGAATATTGAAGATAGTTGGGGCGATGCCTGGCATATCATTTGTGAGGCACCTGATCAACACCATCATCTTCCACCACTCTCACAACCAGCTTGGCCGGCCTGACCTATACATGGCCATGCCCGGGGACTACTTTAAT TTCCTCACGGACCAAGGCATGCAGAATGTGAAGCACAAGTCACTGCCAGCGATGTTCCAGCTGCTGTTTGACACTAAAGTCATCACGAAAATACCAAAGACATATTACCTTCCATGGATGCATCCACCAGATAAGAAAAAAGCGTCGGTG ATTGACGAATACTGCCTGTATTTAGTGAACATAAAGCAGAAGCAACAACTGCCGTGTTCGAGCGACAACCTGCCTCTGCTGTGGTACTTCTTCAGACCGCACATGATCTCCAAGTCAACGCGGATTATACCGATGCTGGA GCAGTGGATCCCAGGCTGCGGCGTGTGGCTGATCACGGGGCAGGACCCGGCGGAGTCCCGCGCGGCGCGCGCACCCGGCCCGCACGACGCGCCGCTACCGCACATCAACATCTTCACCGAGTTCGGGGACCTCACCTTGCAGCAGAAGCTTACGGTTTTTAAAaa ATTCATATCCTGGCCGGAGTTCGACCAGTGTCCGTTCAGAGTGACTATGGAGAACAACCTGCCCAAGTTCATATCGGCCATCGACCTGGATGAGAAGGAGACCATCGCGGGCACGCCCATAGACGACGATATGGAGGCCTCTGACGTGGAGCAAGAGCACTAG